One window of Papaver somniferum cultivar HN1 chromosome 9, ASM357369v1, whole genome shotgun sequence genomic DNA carries:
- the LOC113312605 gene encoding uncharacterized protein LOC113312605, whose product MAATCVNGNDGFYPYAFAIVLSENKDNWFWFLDNLQQVVYDRPIVFLSDRHKGLLQGIPRAFPGSYHNYCFYHIKCNLPIGKGDANYNVVIDLFYKAAYSYTAANFEEALRGMHAIGCGHVANYLRNIPKEKWENAFFPVCRYAAHSSTISESFNNWILEFKKLPSFALLDAIWLTPVYEDILNENINIGRTWTIVESMERLYEVRSPRTHSVDLLEITCTCHGWKVNGFPCAHACASIQSTREDIYSFVEPYFTTEWYNRTYQDIIFPIPNYDKPQSYDPNDRIIVPIPVPPPGRRREQRFKKAWEKQKRPMMCTKCFTLGHHNRATCPMP is encoded by the exons ATGGCTGCAACATGTGTCAATGGAAATGATGGTTTTTACCCATATGCCTTTGCTATAGTTTTATCTGAAAACAAAGacaattggttttggtttttggATAATCTTCAACAAGTGGTCTATGATCGTCcgattgttttccttagtgatcgtCACAAAGGACTTTTGCAGGGCATTCCAAGAGCATTTCCTGGTTCATATCATAACTATTGCTTTTACCACATCAAGTGCAATCTCCCCATTGGAAAAGGTGATGCGAATTACAATGTCgttattgatttgttttacaaagctgCTTACTCTTACACAGCAGCGaactttgaagaagctttgcGTGGCATGCATGCAATTGGTTGTGGACATGTTGCTAATTATCTCAGGAACATTCCAAAGGAGAAATGGGAAAATGCATTTTTCCCTGTATGCAGATATGCTGCTCACTCTTCAACTATTTCCGAGTCATTCAATAACTGGATTCTTGAGTTCAAAAAGTTGCCTTCTTTTGCTCTTCTTGATGCGATATG GCTCACTCCCGTATACGAGGATATACTAAACGAGAACATCAacattggtcgtacttggactATTGTTGAGTCTATGGAAAGACTGTATGAAGTCAGGTCTCCCCGCACTCATTCTGTAGATCTGTTAGAGATAACTTGTACGTGTCACGGGTGGAAAGTAAATGGTTTTCCCTGTGCACATGCTTGTGCTTCCATTCAATCTACGAGGGAGGACATATattcatttgttgagccatacttcACCACTGAATGGTACAACAGGACATACCAAGATATCATCTTTCCAATCCCCAATTATGACAAGCCACAGTCTTATGATCCTAATGATAGGATTATTGTTCCTATTCCTGTGCCTCCACCTGGTAGACGAAGAGAACAGCGTTTCAAGAAGGCTTGGGAGAAGCAAAAGAGGcctatgatgtgcacaaagtgcttcacTCTTGGTCACCATAACAGAGCTACCTGCCCCATGCCTTGA